The Sphingobium aromaticiconvertens genome has a segment encoding these proteins:
- a CDS encoding DMT family transporter, with the protein MEISTTAPVGRKATLSGISCGAGAGALWGLVFLAPELARDFSPLELTIGRSVAYGAVSVILIAPYWQSLRQRLKASEWRSLAWLSLAGNILYYILLSTAVQTGGIAMTSLIIGFLPVAVTIMGSREAGAVSLRKLAPSLILCAAGAGCIGWQALALPSSGAVWTQIFGLLSAVGALISWTAYAVGNSRCLSRLDRISAHEWSLLTGMVTGAQSLVLIPITLWLGGMSHDGPAWIRFAVISMGIALLASIGGNALWNRVSRLLPLTLVGQMILFETLFALIYGLIWEGRMPTMLEAAAFGLVVASVLACIAAHGISAAKQSPVPDKTCLDAA; encoded by the coding sequence ATGGAAATCAGCACAACAGCGCCGGTCGGGCGGAAAGCCACGCTGTCGGGCATTTCCTGCGGTGCTGGAGCAGGGGCCTTGTGGGGGCTGGTGTTTCTGGCCCCGGAACTGGCCCGCGATTTCAGCCCGCTGGAACTGACCATCGGACGCTCTGTGGCCTATGGTGCTGTATCGGTGATCCTGATCGCCCCCTATTGGCAGTCTCTTAGGCAGCGATTGAAGGCGAGCGAATGGCGCTCGCTTGCCTGGCTCTCTCTGGCTGGTAACATCCTCTATTATATCCTGCTGTCTACTGCGGTGCAGACTGGCGGCATCGCCATGACGTCGCTCATCATCGGCTTCCTTCCAGTGGCGGTGACGATCATGGGCAGCCGCGAGGCCGGTGCAGTCTCGCTCCGAAAGCTCGCACCTTCGCTGATACTGTGTGCGGCGGGCGCCGGTTGTATCGGCTGGCAGGCGCTGGCTCTGCCGTCATCCGGCGCGGTTTGGACGCAGATCTTCGGCCTGTTGAGCGCCGTCGGCGCGCTCATATCCTGGACCGCCTATGCGGTCGGCAACAGCCGGTGTCTTTCCCGTCTCGACCGGATATCCGCGCATGAATGGAGCCTGCTGACCGGCATGGTGACGGGCGCGCAAAGTCTCGTCCTGATCCCGATTACCCTGTGGCTCGGCGGCATGTCCCACGATGGTCCGGCATGGATCCGCTTCGCCGTCATTTCCATGGGGATCGCTCTCCTGGCGTCGATCGGCGGCAATGCGCTTTGGAACAGGGTGAGCCGACTGCTTCCGTTGACACTGGTCGGGCAGATGATCCTGTTCGAAACATTGTTCGCCCTGATCTATGGCCTGATATGGGAAGGACGGATGCCGACAATGCTGGAGGCCGCAGCCTTCGGTCTGGTGGTCGCAAGCGTCCTTGCCTGTATAGCGGCACACGGCATATCGGCTGCAAAGCAATCACCAGTGCCCGATAAGACATGTCTCGACGCCGCGTGA
- a CDS encoding isocitrate lyase/phosphoenolpyruvate mutase family protein, which produces MPTTAEKRAAFRKLHEDGFFIIPNAWDAGSTIRLTRQGFKAIASTSAGAAWAAGKEDGELSRDEVLAHLRLLVGATSLPINADFENGFADSPEGVAANMAMAVETGIAGVSIEDWSGSRMYDRTLAIERTAAARAAIDAVDPTVMLIGRNENFRVSDMPVSDSIDRAVAYAEAGADCLFVPFILDPGAVAELVAAVTPKPVNVVVHDFDESIRAFAALGVRRCSVGGSLAQRTWAALDEAAATLKACER; this is translated from the coding sequence ATGCCGACAACCGCCGAAAAGCGCGCCGCCTTTCGCAAGCTGCACGAAGACGGGTTCTTCATCATTCCGAACGCCTGGGATGCGGGCAGCACCATCCGCCTGACACGACAGGGCTTCAAGGCCATCGCATCGACCAGCGCAGGCGCGGCATGGGCGGCGGGCAAGGAGGATGGCGAACTCAGCCGTGATGAAGTCCTCGCGCATCTCAGGCTGCTTGTTGGCGCCACCTCCCTGCCGATCAACGCGGACTTTGAGAATGGCTTTGCCGACAGTCCCGAGGGCGTGGCCGCGAATATGGCCATGGCGGTTGAAACTGGTATCGCTGGCGTTTCGATAGAAGATTGGTCGGGCAGCAGGATGTACGATCGCACCCTGGCTATCGAGCGGACTGCAGCGGCGCGCGCCGCGATCGATGCCGTCGATCCGACTGTCATGTTGATCGGTCGCAACGAGAATTTTCGTGTGTCCGACATGCCCGTTAGCGACAGCATTGATCGCGCCGTCGCCTATGCAGAGGCCGGGGCTGATTGCCTGTTCGTCCCCTTCATCCTCGATCCCGGAGCGGTCGCGGAACTGGTGGCGGCGGTCACTCCGAAACCGGTGAACGTGGTCGTGCATGATTTTGATGAGAGCATTCGGGCATTTGCCGCGCTTGGTGTCCGGCGATGCAGCGTGGGCGGCAGCCTGGCCCAGCGCACATGGGCAGCGCTCGATGAAGCCGCTGCGACGCTGAAGGCTTGTGAGAGATGA
- a CDS encoding AMP-binding enzyme: MDRLKDIVIVGGFNAYPAEVETILRKHPAIADVCVIAWPDERMGEVCAACVILKPAETLTLPDLTGWSREQMANYKVPRHLFLVDDFPRTPLGKIQKFLLRDQVKDMVQTT; encoded by the coding sequence TTGGACCGGCTCAAAGATATCGTCATTGTCGGCGGCTTCAATGCCTATCCGGCCGAGGTCGAAACCATCCTGCGCAAGCATCCGGCGATTGCAGACGTGTGCGTCATCGCCTGGCCCGATGAGCGGATGGGCGAAGTGTGCGCCGCCTGCGTAATCCTGAAACCCGCCGAAACGCTCACTTTACCCGATCTTACAGGATGGAGTCGCGAGCAGATGGCCAATTACAAAGTTCCTCGCCATCTGTTCCTGGTTGATGATTTTCCGCGCACACCACTTGGCAAGATTCAGAAGTTCCTGCTGCGCGATCAGGTGAAGGACATGGTCCAAACAACCTAG
- a CDS encoding IS3 family transposase (programmed frameshift), translated as MKPKPSLKNSPTKAPAERVVKDIRRQTRRHFSAEDKIRIVLDGLRGEDSIAELCRKEGIAQSLYYTWSKEFMEAGKRRLAGDTARAATTGEVQDLRREARALKECVADLTLENRLLKKHDRGWGRRRMRYPASEKLEIIRIVEQSHLPAKHTLDKLGIPRRTFYRWYDRFVEGGPEALEDRPSAPSRVWNRIGDDIQGQIVEMALDYSELSPRELAVRFTDEKRYFVSEATVYRLLKAHDLITSPAYVVIKAADRFHTQTTRPNEMWQTDFTYFKIIGWGWMYLSTVLDDFSRYIIAWKLCTNMRAEDVTDTLDLALKASGCDSATVLHKPRLLSDNGPSYIAGELAEYIDAQKMSHVRGAPMHPQTQGKIERWHQTLKNRILLENYFLPGDLEAQIEAFVEHYNNQRYHESLNNVTPADAYLGRAPAIIKQRERIKRKTIEYRRLQHRRLAA; from the exons ATGAAGCCCAAACCCTCCTTGAAAAATTCGCCGACAAAGGCCCCTGCTGAGCGTGTTGTGAAGGATATCCGGCGGCAGACCCGGCGCCATTTCTCAGCCGAAGACAAGATCCGTATTGTGCTGGACGGTCTGCGCGGCGAGGACAGCATCGCCGAGTTGTGCCGCAAGGAAGGCATTGCCCAAAGCCTGTATTACACCTGGTCGAAGGAGTTCATGGAAGCGGGCAAGCGGCGCCTGGCCGGTGACACCGCCCGTGCTGCGACCACTGGCGAGGTGCAGGATCTGCGCCGCGAGGCCCGTGCCCTGAAGGAATGCGTGGCCGACCTGACGCTGGAAAACCGCCTGCTT AAAAAGCATGATCGCGGATGGGGGCGACGACGAATGAGGTATCCCGCATCCGAAAAGCTCGAGATCATCCGGATCGTCGAGCAGTCGCACCTGCCCGCCAAGCACACGCTGGACAAACTCGGCATCCCCCGCCGGACGTTCTACCGCTGGTACGATCGCTTCGTCGAAGGCGGGCCGGAGGCGCTGGAAGATCGGCCATCGGCGCCGAGTCGGGTGTGGAACCGCATCGGCGACGATATCCAGGGCCAGATCGTCGAGATGGCGCTGGATTACAGCGAGCTGTCACCGCGCGAACTGGCGGTGCGCTTCACCGACGAGAAGCGCTACTTCGTGTCGGAGGCCACCGTTTACCGCCTGTTGAAGGCCCACGATCTGATTACCAGTCCGGCCTATGTGGTGATCAAGGCCGCCGATCGCTTCCATACCCAGACCACGCGTCCGAACGAGATGTGGCAGACCGATTTTACCTACTTCAAGATCATCGGGTGGGGCTGGATGTACCTGTCGACCGTGCTCGACGACTTCTCGCGCTACATTATCGCCTGGAAACTGTGCACCAACATGCGCGCCGAGGATGTCACCGACACGCTGGACCTGGCCCTTAAGGCTTCCGGCTGCGACAGCGCCACCGTGCTGCACAAGCCCAGGCTGCTCAGCGATAACGGCCCCAGCTACATCGCGGGCGAACTGGCGGAATACATCGATGCCCAGAAGATGAGCCATGTACGCGGCGCTCCGATGCACCCCCAGACCCAAGGCAAGATCGAGCGCTGGCACCAAACCCTGAAAAACCGCATCCTGCTGGAAAACTACTTCCTGCCCGGCGACCTTGAGGCCCAGATCGAGGCCTTCGTCGAGCATTACAACAACCAGCGTTACCACGAGAGCCTGAACAACGTGACGCCCGCCGACGCCTACCTCGGCAGGGCTCCCGCCATCATCAAACAGCGCGAAAGGATCAAGCGAAAGACCATCGAATATCGGCGCTTGCAACACCGCAGGCTCGCCGCTTAA
- a CDS encoding Plug domain-containing protein, whose translation MTARRREERLQDVPLSVSAVSSAALQRANISNVAQLSRVVPSLVSVPGQGGGRSLPTFSIRGLSQQELTILADQSVSTYMGDMVLARTQGVNGAIFDIGSVEVSVVRTFGTRRVVN comes from the coding sequence GTGACCGCCCGCCGTCGCGAGGAACGTCTTCAGGACGTGCCTCTGTCGGTCAGCGCTGTATCGAGCGCCGCGCTCCAGCGCGCCAACATCTCCAACGTCGCGCAACTCAGCCGTGTCGTGCCCAGCCTGGTTTCGGTGCCCGGCCAGGGCGGCGGCCGTTCCCTGCCCACCTTCTCCATCCGCGGCCTAAGCCAGCAGGAATTGACCATCCTCGCGGACCAGTCGGTATCTACCTATATGGGCGACATGGTTCTTGCCCGTACCCAGGGGGTCAACGGCGCGATCTTCGACATCGGCTCGGTAGAGGTGTCCGTCGTCAGAACATTTGGCACACGTCGCGTCGTAAATTAG
- a CDS encoding helix-turn-helix domain-containing protein: MARDLAVIAFDGVHLSSVGLFLDLFGLMRRRVADQFKSRDEIGMQTRTRLLGQGGHPVKLAGDRRLEVDEGLNDQVALLLIHVPDFEWPDGVTTMGLGNLRPIIGWLARQHAAGAHISATGRGIYLLAEAGLIGNGPVPLPQSAAAAFRLRYPRIRVDARTAILENDTIALARGVVHETSMLTRLVARLMSFSMAGALADVMGLQETERDGLSDDPLVAAAQIWLSAHSSAGARISELAVHLAVSQQTLIRHFRARLGMTPRAYLRLLRVWNAQSQLRETSRPIAQIATIVGYDDLKSFQEAFRAHTGMCATRYRVECRASAAASSIKDMIPHPLPIV, from the coding sequence ATGGCTCGTGATCTGGCGGTAATTGCATTTGATGGGGTCCATCTTTCCAGCGTGGGCCTCTTCCTTGATCTGTTCGGTCTCATGCGCCGCCGGGTGGCGGACCAGTTCAAATCCCGGGACGAAATCGGCATGCAAACCCGGACCCGCCTGCTGGGGCAGGGGGGGCATCCCGTAAAACTGGCGGGCGATCGGCGGCTAGAGGTCGATGAGGGGTTGAATGACCAGGTAGCGCTTCTGCTTATCCATGTGCCGGATTTCGAATGGCCGGACGGGGTGACGACGATGGGTCTGGGCAATCTGCGCCCCATCATCGGCTGGCTCGCGCGTCAACATGCCGCTGGCGCGCATATCTCGGCGACCGGGCGTGGCATCTATCTGCTTGCCGAAGCTGGCTTGATCGGCAATGGGCCGGTTCCCTTGCCTCAATCTGCGGCTGCGGCGTTCCGGCTGCGCTATCCCCGCATCCGTGTCGATGCGAGGACGGCGATCCTTGAAAATGATACAATCGCGCTGGCACGCGGCGTGGTGCATGAAACCAGCATGCTCACGCGGTTGGTCGCACGGCTGATGTCGTTTTCCATGGCGGGAGCACTGGCAGACGTGATGGGGTTGCAGGAAACCGAGAGGGACGGATTGTCGGACGATCCCCTCGTGGCAGCAGCGCAGATCTGGTTGTCGGCGCATTCGTCCGCAGGCGCGCGCATCAGCGAACTGGCCGTCCATCTCGCGGTCAGCCAACAGACCTTGATCCGCCATTTTCGCGCCAGACTCGGCATGACGCCCCGCGCCTATCTACGCCTGTTGCGTGTCTGGAATGCACAATCCCAACTCAGGGAGACAAGTCGGCCGATCGCCCAGATCGCGACAATTGTCGGCTATGACGACCTTAAATCCTTTCAGGAAGCCTTTCGCGCGCATACGGGCATGTGTGCGACGCGGTATCGGGTAGAGTGTCGTGCTTCCGCAGCCGCCTCGTCGATCAAGGACATGATCCCTCATCCTCTTCCGATTGTTTGA
- a CDS encoding SDR family oxidoreductase: MDLQLVGRRALVTGSNSGIGAGIAATLAVEGAIVIVHGRNVERCEQMVADIEGAGGSASFVTGDLATETCCSTVAQAVMETGGGIDILVNNAGGRACSHRTDGQAGAMNPAWLDTPWSDWRWTFEQNVGAAVRLIQAFVPGMQDRKWGRVINIASAAATQTEPDLAEYQAIKAAMVNMSASLAKTLSHSGITVNTVSPGAILTPAVVKTFTEVARKMGWNADDWAEIERRFTTELIPISADHFGRPEDIG, translated from the coding sequence ATGGATTTACAACTGGTTGGCAGGCGTGCGCTGGTGACGGGAAGTAATTCCGGTATTGGCGCCGGGATCGCTGCGACTCTGGCGGTCGAAGGGGCGATTGTCATCGTCCACGGCCGCAATGTTGAGCGTTGCGAACAGATGGTCGCCGACATCGAAGGGGCGGGAGGTTCAGCGTCGTTCGTGACCGGCGATCTTGCGACAGAAACCTGTTGTAGCACTGTCGCGCAAGCCGTGATGGAAACCGGTGGCGGCATCGACATATTGGTCAATAATGCGGGAGGAAGGGCCTGTTCCCATCGCACGGATGGTCAAGCCGGCGCAATGAATCCTGCATGGCTGGATACCCCCTGGTCCGATTGGCGCTGGACGTTCGAGCAGAATGTCGGCGCGGCTGTTCGGCTCATTCAGGCATTCGTGCCCGGCATGCAGGATCGCAAGTGGGGCCGGGTGATTAATATCGCCAGCGCGGCAGCGACCCAGACCGAACCCGACCTCGCCGAATATCAGGCAATCAAAGCTGCGATGGTCAACATGAGCGCTTCCCTGGCCAAGACGCTGTCTCATAGCGGTATTACCGTCAACACGGTCAGCCCTGGGGCCATATTGACGCCCGCCGTGGTGAAGACATTTACTGAAGTCGCCCGGAAGATGGGCTGGAACGCCGATGACTGGGCCGAGATAGAACGTCGTTTCACGACCGAACTGATCCCTATTTCCGCCGATCATTTTGGTCGACCCGAAGATATTGGATGA
- a CDS encoding NmrA/HSCARG family protein, whose product MKTAVTGATGTQGGAVVRALLASGKAVRAIVRDRHSPASMALKRIGAEIAEADLDDADSLHIALRGADALFSVQLAPGVDPDIERRQARILMDAARGAGIRHVVHSSVSNTGAFDNMAGWAEGRWERNYWESKRDAEDHVRHADFPTYSILRPAFMMDNFAIPKAQWMFPDLFEGKILTAIEPETPMVLIAAEDIGRVVAAAIVDPDRFGGRTIELAGDLLTLPRIASILTELKGMMVRARTLDPATLVERGQHAGWVQSQQWMNVVNYPARPADMEALGIAPTRFTDWVARHADQIFPPSRNDIS is encoded by the coding sequence ATGAAAACAGCGGTGACAGGAGCCACGGGAACGCAGGGTGGAGCGGTCGTCCGCGCCCTCCTGGCAAGCGGAAAGGCCGTTCGCGCCATCGTGCGGGACCGCCATTCACCAGCGTCCATGGCCCTGAAGCGCATAGGCGCCGAGATCGCTGAGGCCGACCTGGACGATGCCGATAGTCTGCACATCGCGCTGCGCGGAGCCGATGCGCTGTTTTCGGTGCAATTGGCCCCCGGCGTCGATCCCGACATCGAACGGCGGCAGGCGCGAATATTAATGGATGCCGCGCGCGGTGCGGGCATCCGCCATGTCGTCCATAGCTCCGTTTCCAATACAGGCGCCTTCGATAATATGGCCGGATGGGCTGAGGGACGATGGGAACGCAATTACTGGGAAAGCAAGCGCGATGCCGAAGATCATGTGCGCCATGCCGACTTTCCAACATACAGTATTTTGCGCCCCGCCTTCATGATGGACAATTTCGCGATCCCGAAAGCGCAATGGATGTTTCCCGATCTGTTCGAAGGCAAGATATTGACGGCCATCGAACCGGAAACGCCCATGGTACTGATCGCGGCGGAAGACATCGGACGGGTTGTCGCGGCTGCCATCGTAGACCCGGACCGCTTCGGGGGACGGACAATAGAATTGGCGGGAGATCTGCTTACCCTGCCCCGGATTGCATCCATTTTGACGGAGCTGAAGGGTATGATGGTTCGCGCGCGCACGCTCGATCCGGCGACACTGGTCGAGCGGGGGCAGCATGCCGGCTGGGTCCAGAGCCAGCAGTGGATGAATGTCGTCAATTATCCGGCGCGGCCAGCCGACATGGAGGCACTGGGCATCGCACCTACCCGCTTTACTGACTGGGTAGCGCGGCATGCGGACCAGATCTTTCCGCCATCCCGAAACGACATCAGTTGA
- a CDS encoding helix-turn-helix transcriptional regulator: MRIFAAEEADLLVALADGIFEEPLWGRFLALLHAKTRAACVGVFIQFAGSDAILERVVGNPLPSKLSRISHLRWQEDATQWKMREGRVYAEHELMDLEVRKIMGPDRPSTSGPIKFMRSVQIAEVGGGNGWITLADKHDLSAATGSLLHHLAPHFRVALRSLTALKKERARASLSEEVIGQLNFGWLMLDSQCRIVNSTANIDSLLRRTDALRRGPHDRLLFRAPDMDQQIAKLVADFATGASRRPQPFTLGDDPWTDIFVTPARNAPSGDKGNAVAIIYVNGDRWSQQDRCGQLVDLFGLLPSEARLAWTMAQGRSISEAATDLEITLETARNYSKKIYSKMGVRGQAELVHVILTSALAVI; the protein is encoded by the coding sequence ATGCGAATTTTTGCTGCCGAGGAGGCGGATTTGCTCGTGGCGTTGGCCGACGGCATTTTCGAAGAGCCGCTGTGGGGCAGGTTTCTGGCGCTCCTGCACGCTAAAACGCGCGCAGCGTGCGTTGGCGTCTTCATTCAGTTCGCTGGCAGCGATGCCATCCTCGAACGCGTAGTCGGCAATCCATTACCATCGAAGTTAAGCCGCATATCGCACCTGCGATGGCAGGAAGACGCCACCCAATGGAAGATGCGCGAGGGGCGGGTCTATGCCGAGCATGAGCTTATGGACCTTGAAGTCCGAAAAATCATGGGACCGGACAGGCCATCAACATCAGGGCCGATAAAGTTCATGCGGAGCGTACAAATTGCAGAGGTTGGCGGCGGTAACGGGTGGATCACTCTGGCGGACAAGCATGATCTTTCCGCGGCAACAGGTTCGCTCCTTCACCATCTTGCGCCACATTTCCGCGTCGCCTTGCGCAGCCTGACGGCACTGAAAAAGGAAAGGGCGCGCGCGTCGCTTTCCGAGGAAGTGATAGGTCAGTTGAACTTCGGGTGGCTGATGCTCGATTCGCAATGCCGCATCGTCAACAGCACGGCAAATATTGACTCGCTGCTTCGGCGGACTGACGCGCTGCGACGCGGTCCCCATGATCGCCTGCTGTTCCGCGCCCCGGACATGGATCAACAGATTGCGAAGCTGGTGGCGGATTTCGCTACCGGCGCGAGCAGGCGACCACAGCCATTCACTCTAGGCGATGATCCCTGGACCGATATATTCGTGACTCCCGCCAGGAACGCCCCTTCCGGGGATAAGGGAAATGCCGTGGCCATCATCTATGTCAATGGCGACCGATGGTCGCAGCAGGATCGTTGCGGCCAGCTTGTCGACCTGTTCGGGCTTCTGCCCAGCGAAGCAAGACTGGCATGGACCATGGCACAGGGGCGATCCATCAGCGAAGCCGCCACCGATCTGGAAATCACTCTCGAAACTGCGCGCAACTATTCCAAGAAAATCTATTCGAAGATGGGAGTACGCGGGCAGGCTGAACTGGTGCATGTCATTCTGACAAGCGCGCTCGCGGTGATCTGA